A window of Saccharomyces paradoxus chromosome XIII, complete sequence contains these coding sequences:
- the TRM732 gene encoding tRNA methylation protein TRM732 (Protein that interacts with Trm7p for 2'-O-methylation of C32 of subs~similar to YMR259C), whose product MTTDAQFPSQEIELFRIKEFLIANNPAKINNENKDAILTQIEQNFRHLIQYIKDGLPNLNESTKLIFPDTFSICLLRSHQIIASKKIDSQEYLSAVKEHLLTETNANIIFEYVLDFWADGGAPLMNALRDLFGKLLNLLKITYPMSILKDILFNWMNEILEVPSTLRVQYYLIDALSFDFDLYYILEKKPHFIDNSFSLMNSDLLANPVGKCVVSLLLNVYEKHFKKDEAFVQEWIQLWKSSALKYIHDNQYTKSINLYIMIPLFKNMPNSIFTIFLKSIPKKDPSLLLSLLKIGQELGIEEEPFCDNKYTSINSINKLLEQDEYKLQVFEILTFSTKKSKPIRPFVFETIKQYLDVFFVDTELERRNYFCSSMKHFIFRIRDCAYSLARDAGKLKKAGKFPDEQKEKLAQVEESQAFLVWLCSSIKHHLAPGTLYQANVTSLKLLHILIKSGIDKSTPQQFLDNQNKREYPFSLPILQDVTFLRLLIDLLVSNYADVRELSKKMLFMMISADESRSLLDRLNINALRRTANSLLNNYEKGDAGAAVYEFIFTIMGSQRSFIDQTIDILSRMVQDLQNDSIGCAENSVGTHFAALSLVLNKFNSEKNHRDTSKTISKTINLVLKGWEATRNVVCHDSALGILPEVYADCGVPDQVIISHAFRAIKEASYLLETILKEYPLTSDQLHSIGDLFTVQLSTIRHSGAFQAVLPGLKAYCIRCQLEFPALLQELLNKSIKSLKSKTQHITRRSGGLPFLVTTVLSAEVTKGRPLLQKTFEDLLLIARLPVPPHQDEFDLPQVNAINCINAIFVEPKLSAHCTSFVSEALELALLNFDCDIWALRNCSLMLFTSLQNRIFGKVGRSASAKLFFTKYSGLRQLLLDILNNSVAQYSGNERKTYHIESIFLILNVLLRLRPTPGYAGLKEFNVSIYVCLSNENWKIRDMASRVLHSLSEKFEEEVRKLLELASIENQNQLHGHLLALQQLVPQYLSENKDTELIQKIFEKKRMILLENKCFITKKAYLKLTWCILETCDIPDLVLKDYTSTLGNIFITENNEYVVNGSKQLYLSQILSILLKYEDSIHLHDICLLGLQSPFYEVQLNTLQYMNNNFHWETKRSSEFFEQLQPLLTVTDLLPMAKALVVKILSRKEGALSLATCTELLKADNSEDAKLAAVSSLSTQLSSQTFHWIWNLLRGFFSDSCSKDFRLASLECLTAFPESCKNFKILLQFYNFLWDDDSEIREKASFYLNKYFIQAEDWECNKNTGVTALIFTGKFVEVFTGSEVVEELCSQLFQYLNEYDMFAARKSVKNCLFTTEKDNQFINELQRAMHLLDMIKSTAKDISKCYKDQISHLKSALLKHLNNADLKDSPLGWCSNTEIFSRITLLKELIQQYFPSNYENFIDDLTRHSVHPLIISYSQF is encoded by the coding sequence ATGACTACGGATGCACAATTCCCCAGTCAGGAAATCGAGCTTTTCCGAATCAAAGAGTTCTTGATAGCTAATAATCCAGCAAAAATtaacaatgaaaataaagatgcTATTTTAACCCAGATTGAGCAAAATTTCAGGCATCTAATACAGTATATTAAGGACGGGTTACCGAATCTAAACGAGTCAACAAAGTTAATTTTTCCAGATACCTTTTCGATCTGTTTATTGAGGAGCCATCAGATAATTGcaagcaaaaaaattgactCTCAAGAATATTTATCGGCAGTGAAAGAGCATCTCTTAACTGAAACGAATGCAAATATTATCTTTGAATATGTGCTTGACTTTTGGGCCGATGGTGGGGCCCCACTGATGAATGCTTTGAGAGATTTATTCGGCAAACTACTGAACTTATTGAAAATCACGTATCCTATGTCAATCTTGAAGgatattttattcaattgGATGAATGAAATATTGGAAGTACCCTCTACTTTGCGTGTCCAATATTACTTGATTGATGCCCTTTCTTTTGACTTTGACCTTTACTatattttagaaaaaaagccaCATTTCATTGATaactctttttctttgatgaattcTGATTTACTAGCAAACCCAGTGGGTAAATGCGTTGTTAGTTTGTTGTTAAACGTTTATGAAAAGCATTTTAAAAAGGACGAAGCTTTTGTGCAGGAGTGGATACAATTGTGGAAAAGTTCTGCTTTAAAATACATTCATGACAACCAATACACCAAATCCATTAATTTGTATATCATGATTCCactattcaaaaatatgcCAAACTCGATCTTCACCATTTTCCTCAAAAGCATACCTAAGAAAGACCCATCACTTCTGCTCTCACTGTTAAAGATTGGCCAGGAATTGGGGATCGAAGAAGAACCATTTTGTGATAATAAATATACTAGTATAAATTCCATCAACAAACTCTTAGAGCAAGATGAGTATAAACTCCAGGTATTTGAAATACTGACCTTTTCCACAAAAAAGTCGAAGCCTATTCGTCCCTTCGTCTTCGAAACTATCAAACAGTACCTAGATGTGTTCTTCGTCGATACCGAGCTTGAACGCAGAAATTACTTTTGCAGTTCAATGAAACATTTTATATTCAGGATTAGAGATTGTGCTTATTCTTTAGCTAGAGATGCCGGAAAGCTCAAGAAGGCTGGGAAATTTCCTGACGAACAGAAGGAAAAGTTGGCGCAAGTTGAGGAGTCCCAAGCCTTCTTGGTTTGGCTGTGCAGCTCTATAAAACATCACCTGGCCCCTGGTACTTTATATCAGGCGAATGTGACCTCATTAAAACTTTTGCATATACTGATCAAGTCTGGTATCGACAAATCTACTCCACAACAATTTTTAGACAACCaaaacaaaagagaatACCCTTTTTCTCTCCCCATTTTACAAGATGTCACATTTTTAAGGTTGCTCATTGACCTTTTGGTCAGCAATTATGCTGACGTGCGCGaattatccaaaaaaatgttatttATGATGATTAGCGCTGATGAATCCAGAAGTCTCTTGGATAGGTTGAACATAAACGCTCTAAGGCGAACTGCAAACTCTCTTTTGAATAACTACGAAAAAGGTGATGCTGGGGCTGCCGTATACGAGTTCATATTTACGATAATGGGTTCTCAAAGAAGTTTTATTGATCAGACAATTGATATATTATCGCGGATGGTACAAGATTTGCAAAATGACAGCATCGGTTGTGCAGAAAATTCAGTCGGTACTCACTTTGCTGCACTAAGCTTAGTTTTGAATAAGTTTAACTCCGAAAAAAACCATAGAGATACTTCAAAAACAATctcaaaaacaataaacCTTGTGCTCAAGGGCTGGGAGGCAACGAGAAATGTGGTATGTCATGATTCAGCACTTGGAATACTACCTGAAGTATATGCTGATTGTGGTGTACCGGACCAAGTTATAATAAGTCACGCATTTAGGGCGATTAAAGAAGCATCATATTTACTCGAAACGatattgaaagaatatcCTTTAACAAGCGATCAGTTACACAGTATCGGCGATCTTTTTACAGTTCAGCTTTCTACTATTCGTCATAGTGGGGCCTTCCAAGCTGTTTTACCGGGGTTGAAGGCATATTGCATTCGTTGTCAACTTGAATTTCCCGCTCTTCTCCAGGAACTTCTAAACAAAAGcataaaatctttgaagTCTAAAACTCAACATATTACAAGAAGGTCAGGTGGCTTGCCTTTCTTAGTCACAACTGTCTTAAGTGCCGAGGTTACCAAAGGGAGACCTCTGTTGcaaaaaacttttgaagaCTTACTTCTCATTGCAAGATTACCAGTTCCCCCCCATCAGGATGAGTTTGATTTACCACAGGTTAATGCTATCAATTGTATAAACGCAATATTTGTTGAACCTAAGCTCTCTGCACATTGTACGTCATTTGTCTCTGAGGCATTAGAACTAGCCTTATTAAATTTTGACTGTGATATATGGGCTTTAAGAAACTGTTCTCTCATGCTATTTACCTCCCTGCAAAAtagaatttttggaaaagtgGGCAGAAGCGCTAGTGCAAAATTATTCTTTACCAAATATTCTGGCTTGAGACAACTGCTCTTAGATATTTTAAACAATTCTGTTGCTCAATATTCTGGAAatgaaaggaaaacataTCATATTgaaagcatttttttgatcCTTAATGTATTACTGAGATTACGGCCTACACCAGGTTATGCTGGTCTAAAAGAATTCAACGTTTCCATTTATGTGTGTTTATCAAATGAGAACTGGAAGATCAGAGATATGGCATCCAGAGTATTGCATTCGTTGTCcgaaaaatttgaagaagaagtaaGAAAATTGCTTGAATTGGCTTCTATTGAGAATCAGAACCAGTTACATGGACACTTGCTTGCACTTCAACAATTGGTGCCACAATACCtttcagaaaataaagatacGGAGttgattcaaaaaatatttgaaaagaaaaggatgatTTTACTGGAGAACAAGTGTTTCATTACCAAGAAGGCCTACTTAAAATTAACGTGGTGTATATTGGAAACATGTGACATACCTGATTTAGTTTTGAAGGATTATACCAGCACTTTAGGgaatatatttattactGAAAATAACGAATACGTTGTCAATGGTAGCAAACAGCTGTATCTTTCACAAATATTAAGCATCCTCTTAAAGTATGAGGATAGTATACATTTGCATGATATTTGTTTATTAGGATTGCAATCTCCATTTTATGAAGTTCAACTTAACACATTGCAGTACATGAATAATAACTTTCACTGGGAAACTAAAAGAagttctgaattttttgaacaactACAACCATTACTCACAGTTACAGATTTGCTGCCCATGGCTAAAGCTCTAGTAGTGAAAATTCTCTCAAGAAAGGAGGGTGCTTTATCCCTGGCAACTTGCACTGAACTTCTAAAAGCGGATAATAGTGAAGACGCGAAACTCGCTGCCGTTTCATCACTGAGCACCCAATTGTCTTCACAGACATTTCACTGGATATGGAATTTGTTACGGGGTTTTTTTTCCGATTCTTGTTCCAAAGATTTCAGATTAGCATCTTTAGAATGTTTAACTGCTTTTCCGGAAAGTTGTAAGAACTTCAAAATACTATTACAGttttataactttttatGGGACGATGATTCGGAAATAAGAGAGAAGGCTTCCTTTTATTTGAACAAGTACTTCATACAAGCTGAAGACTGGGAATGTAACAAGAATACCGGTGTGACCGCTCTTATATTTACAGGAAAGTTTGTTGAAGTATTCACAGGTTCTGAGGTAGTAGAAGAATTGTGCTCGCAGTTGTTCCAATATCTAAATGAATATGATATGTTTGCTGCCAGAAAATCGGTGAAAAATTGTCTATTTACCACAGAAAAGGATAACCAGTTCATTAACGAACTACAAAGGGCAATGCATCTATTAGATATGATAAAATCAACTGCAAAGGACATTTCAAAGTGTTACAAGGATCAGATATCCCACCTAAAAAGTGCTCTATTGAAACACCTCAACAATGCGGATTTGAAAGACTCCCCCCTCGGCTGGTGTTCTAATactgaaatattttcaaggaTAACGCTCTTAAAGGAACTGATCCAACAGtattttccttcaaatTATGAGAATTTTATTGATGATCTGACTAGACATTCCGTTCATCCCCTAATTATCAGTTATTCCCAGTTCtag
- the TIF11 gene encoding translation initiation complex factor eIF1A (Translation initiation factor eIF1A~similar to YMR260C), with the protein MGKKNTKGGKKGRRGKNDSDGPKRELIYKEEGQEYAQITKMLGNGRVEASCFDGNKRMAHIRGKLRKKVWMGQGDIILVSLRDFQDDQCDVVHKYNLDEARTLKNQGELPENAKINETDNFGFESDEDVNFEFGNADEDDEEGEDEELDIDDI; encoded by the coding sequence ATgggtaaaaaaaacactAAAGGTggtaaaaaaggaagaagaggtaAGAACGACTCTGATGGTCCAAAGCGTGAGCTTATttataaagaagaaggccAAGAGTATGCTCAAATCACCAAGATGTTGGGTAACGGGAGAGTCGAAGCCAGTTGTTTTGATGGTAATAAGAGAATGGCTCATATTAGAGGTAAGTTAAGAAAGAAGGTCTGGATGGGACAGGGTGATattattcttgtttccTTGAGAGATTTTCAAGATGACCAATGTGATGTTGTTCACAAGTATAATTTAGATGAAGCCAGAACACTGAAAAACCAAGGTGAACTTCCTGAGAACGCAAAGATTAATGAAACCGACAACTTTGGTTTCGAATCTGACGAAGACGTTAACTTTGAATTCGGTAACgctgatgaagatgatgaagaaggtgaagatgaagaacttgatattgatgacaTTTAG
- the TPS3 gene encoding trehalose 6-phosphate synthase/phosphatase complex subunit (Regulatory subunit of trehalose-6-phosphate synthase/phosphatase~similar to YMR261C): MTIIVASLFLPYTPQFEADVTNSDTAKLVESSMIKVDCNNQELSNNKQERSSSVTSASSHYIGLPQEPQINGEPLPRATVSSPATGVNYHNEMEMLSSEQFLEELTANATHAANSGIPQTNNPVSSSSTAQRPSVEEFFSAPSARVCPPAQEASASSISVGRGSSHYNDLNSNLMKNPNLSFDSHPSRVRSSSKSAVITPVSKSVPDVDPAVVDVAKVREEFQQQASLPSMKRVSGSAAGDSSIASAGSNLKYSEHFQDNFIEDTDSEDDIDSDLETDATKKYNVPKFGGYSNNAKLRASLMRNSYELFKHLPWTIVDSDKGNGSLKNAVNIAVAEKTVKEPVSWIGTMGIPTDELPHEVCQKISKKLEKDFCSYPVVTDDITFKGAYKNYAKQILWPTLHYQIPDNPNSKAFEDHSWDYYQKVNQRFADKIVSVYKPGDTIWIHDYHLMLVPQMVREKLPKAKIGFFLHVSFPSSEVFRCLANRERILEGIIGANFVGFQTKEYKRHFLQTCNRLLAADVSNDEVKYHCNIVSVMYAPIGIDYFHLASQLRNDSVVEWRQLIKERWRNKKLIVCRDQFDRIRGLQKKMLAYERFLIENPEYIEKVVLIQICIGKSSDPEYERQIMVVVDRINSLSSNISISQPVVFLHQDLDFAQYLALNCEADAFLVDALREGMNLTCHEFIVSSFEKNAPLLLSEFTGSSSVLKEGAILINPWDINHVAQSIKRSLEMSPEEKRRRWKKLFKSVIEHDSDNWITKCFEYINNAWESNQETSTVFNLAPEKFCADYKASKKHLFIFKISEPPTSRMLSLLSELSSNNIVYVLSSFTKNTFEGLYNGVLNIGLIAENGAYVRVNGSWYNIVEELDWMKEVAKIFDEKVERLPGSYYKIADSMIRFHTENAEDQDRVPTVIGEAITHINTLFDDKDIHAYVHKDIVFVQQTGLALAAAEFLMKFYNSGVSPTDNSRISLSRTSSSMSVGNNKKHFQNRVDFVCVSGSTSPIIEPLFKLVKQEVEKNNLKFGYTILYGSSRSTYAKEHINGVNELFTILHDLTAA; this comes from the coding sequence ATGACTATTATCGTCGCTTCTTTATTCTTACCCTATACGCCTCAGTTCGAGGCTGATGTTACCAATTCGGATACTGCAAAGCTAGTTGAATCAAGTATGATCAAGGTAGACTGCAATAATCAGGAATTGAGCAATAACAAGCAAGAAAGAAGCAGTTCTGTGACTTCAGCAAGTTCTCATTATATTGGCTTGCCCCAAGAGCCTCAAATCAACGGTGAACCTTTACCTAGGGCCACTGTGAGCTCTCCTGCTACGGGAGTTAACTACCATAATGAGATGGAAATGCTTTCTTCCGAGCAATTTCTGGAAGAACTGACTGCTAACGCCACTCATGCGGCAAACTCTGGTATTCCGCAAACGAATAACCCAGTTTCTTCTAGCTCAACTGCTCAGCGGCCTTCAGTGGAGGAGTTTTTTTCTGCACCATCTGCTAGAGTCTGTCCTCCCGCTCAGGAAGCTTCTGCTTCATCTATTTCTGTTGGTCGCGGATCGTCTCACTACAACGATTTGAACTCTAACCTTATGAAAAATCCTAATCTGTCATTCGATTCACATCCCTCTAGGGTCAGAAGCTCATCCAAGAGTGCCGTAATTACTCCCGTTTCCAAGAGCGTTCCTGATGTCGATCCTGCTGTTGTAGATGTCGCGAAAGTTAGAGAAGAATTCCAACAGCAAGCTTCCTTGCCCTCCATGAAGAGAGTTTCCGGAAGCGCTGCTGGGGACTCTTCCATTGCTTCTGCAGGTTCTAACCTGAAGTATTCGGAGCACTTTCAAGATAACTTCATTGAAGACACTGATAGTGAGGATGACATTGATTCCGATTTGGAGACCGACGCTACGAAGAAATACAACGTCCCCAAATTTGGTGGTTATTCCAATAACGCAAAATTAAGAGCATCTCTAATGAGAAACTCGTACGAACTATTTAAACATTTGCCATGGACAATAGTCGACAGTGACAAAGGGAACGGATCCTTAAAAAATGCGGTCAATATTGCAGTTGCTGAAAAGACTGTGAAAGAGCCTGTTTCCTGGATAGGTACAATGGGTATTCCCACTGATGAACTTCCTCACGAAGTTTGCCAGAAGATTTCGaagaaattagaaaagGATTTCTGCTCTTACCCAGTGGTCACTGATGATATTACTTTTAAGGGTGCTTATAAAAATTATGCCAAACAGATTTTGTGGCCCACCCTACATTATCAAATTCCAGATAATCCAAATTCAAAGGCTTTTGAAGATCATTCCTGGGACTACTACCAAAAAGTCAACCAAAGGTTTGCTGATAAGATAGTTTCCGTTTACAAACCTGGCGACACAATTTGGATCCATGATTATCACTTAATGCTTGTTCCACAAATGGTGAGAGAGAAACTGCCTAAAGCTAAGATTGGATTTTTCTTGCACGTTTCCTTCCCAAGTAGTGAGGTATTCAGATGCCTTGCTAACAGAGAAAGGATCCTGGAAGGTATCATTGGCGCAAACTTTGTTGGGtttcaaacaaaagagTATAAGAGACATTTCTTACAGACTTGTAATAGATTACTTGCTGCAGATGTCTCCAATGATGAAGTCAAGTACCATTGCAATATTGTTTCTGTAATGTATGCGCCAATCGGTATTGATTATTTCCATTTGGCGTCGCAATTAAGAAATGATTCTGTAGTTGAATGGCGTCAACTTATTAAAGAGAGATGGCGTAATAAAAAACTGATTGTTTGTCGCGATCAATTTGACAGAATTAGAGGtcttcagaaaaaaatgttggCCTACGAAAGGTTTTTGATAGAAAACCCTgaatatattgaaaaagttgtttTGATCCAAATCTGCATTGGTAAGAGTTCCGATCCTGAGTACGAACGCCAAATTATGGTTGTCGTCGATAGAATCAATTCTTTGTCCTCGAACATCAGTATTTCTCAACCAGTGGTGTTTTTACATCAAGATTTAGATTTTGCTCAATATTTGGCGTTGAATTGTGAAGCAGATGCTTTCTTAGTGGACGCGCTAAGAGAAGGTATGAACTTAACATGTCATGAATTCATTGTCAGTTCATTCGAAAAAAACGCACCTTTGTTATTATCTGAATTCACCGGTAGTTCTTCTGTCCTAAAGGAGGGTGCTATTTTAATCAACCCATGGGATATAAATCATGTAGCACAAAGTATCAAGAGGAGTTTGGAAATGTCTCccgaagaaaaaagacgtaggtggaaaaaattattcaaatctGTTATTGAACACGATTCGGATAATTGGATTACCAAATGTTTCgagtatataaataatgCTTGGGAGTCCAACCAAGAAACATCAActgttttcaatttggCCCCAGAAAAATTCTGTGCCGACTACAAAGCCTCCAAAAAACATTTATTCATCTTCAAGATTTCAGAACCTCCAACGTCAAGAATGCTATCTTTACTAAGTGAATTGAGTTCCAATAATATAGTTTACGTTTTGAGTTCATTTACAAAGAATACATTCGAAGGGTTATACAATGGTGTTTTAAACATCGGTTTGATAGCGGAAAATGGTGCTTACGTAAGAGTTAACGGGTCATGGTACAATATCGTGGAGGAGCTTGATTGGATGAAAGAGGTGGCAAagatttttgatgaaaaagtcGAGAGATTACCTGGTTCATACTACAAAATTGCCGACTCTATGATCAGATTCCATACAGAAAATGCCGAAGATCAAGATCGTGTCCCAACCGTTATTGGGGAAGCTATCACGCACATAAACACTTTATTCGATGACAAGGATATCCATGCTTATGTGCATAAGGATATCGTCTTTGTTCAACAAACAGGGCTAGCCTTAGCCGCCGCCGagtttttgatgaaattctaCAACAGTGGTGTCAGTCCTACTGACAATAGCAGAATTTCTCTATCGAGAACATCCTCTTCGATGTCTGTCGGTAATAATAAGAAGCATTTCCAAAACCGGGTGGATTTTGTTTGCGTTTCCGGTTCAACATCACCTATTATCGAACCATTGTTTAAATTAGTGAAGCAAGAGgttgaaaagaacaatCTAAAATTTGGTTACACCATTCTTTACGGTAGCTCTAGATCTACTTATGCGAAGGAACATATCAATGGTGTCAATGAACTTTTTACAATTCTTCATGACTTGACAGCCGCTTAA
- a CDS encoding putative endodeoxyribonuclease (similar to YMR262W), with amino-acid sequence MDKLVDAHCHIITDPNDTLGGDDGASHGMLRCVMSSNPYDWNKLKKMAGNSRRKDGLCVGFGVHPWYSHLFYVGDRCDKVSHYQDVLEYKNEEQFASLVQVLPDPLDLEEYIDREFNDTLVSVIGEVGLDKLFRLPANGFYMQNEKARLTTVKVKLSHQEIVFRRFCRLARHTSKSISIHDVKCHGKLNDICNEELLPYHSVKICLHSYTGSKETLLGQWLKKFPSDRIFVSLSKWINFKNPEEGDDLVRSLPPACILTETDYPIDNPDPSYQRALTDQLQYLNAQIARAWDGNLDASQTALRIYENFWKFIK; translated from the coding sequence ATGGATAAACTTGTTGATGCGCACTGTCATATCATCACCGACCCAAACGATACACTCGGTGGTGATGATGGAGCGTCCCATGGTATGTTGCGATGCGTCATGTCATCAAACCCATACGACTGgaacaaattgaagaaaatggcTGGTAACAGCAGAAGGAAAGATGGTTTATGCGTTGGATTTGGCGTTCATCCTTGGTACAGTCACTTATTTTATGTGGGAGATCGATGCGACAAGGTTTCTCACTACCAAGATGTATTGGAATATAAGAACGAAGAACAGTTCGCCAGTTTGGTTCAGGTGCTTCCTGATCCTCTAGATCTTGAAGAGTATATAGATAGAGAGTTTAATGACACGTTAGTTAGTGTGATTGGAGAGGTCGGTCTTGATAAGCTCTTTAGACTTCCCGCGAATGGCTTCTACATGCAGAACGAGAAGGCCAGACTAACAACAGTGAAGGTCAAGCTATCGCATCAAGAAATAGTTTTCAGGCGATTTTGCCGGCTGGCAAGGCACACAAGCAAGTCCATTTCTATACACGATGTAAAGTGCCATGGGAAGCTAAACGATATCTGCAATGAAGAACTCTTGCCATATCACTCTGTCAAGATATGTTTGCATTCATACACAGGGTCCAAGGAGACGCTTTTGGGTCAATGGCTCAAGAAGTTTCCTTCGGATCGTATCTTCGTAAGCCTATCCAAATGGATTAATTTCAAGAACCCAGAAGAGGGAGATGACCTGGTTAGGAGCTTGCCCCCAGCGTGCATACTTACTGAAACCGACTACCCCATTGACAACCCAGATCCGTCATACCAAAGGGCCCTCACAGATCAGCTGCAGTATTTGAATGCACAAATCGCACGAGCATGGGACGGGAACCTGGATGCCTCACAAACCGCTTTGCGTATATATgagaatttttggaaatttaTCAAGTGA
- the SAP30 gene encoding Sap30p (Component of Rpd3L histone deacetylase complex~similar to YMR263W) produces MARPINSNTETESRGRPTQSGGYANNNNGSNNNNNNNNNNSNNSNGPTSSGRANGKQRLTAAQQQYIKNLIETHITDNHPDLRPKSHPMDFEEYTDAFLRRYKDHFQLDVPDNLTLQGYILGSKLGAKTYSYKRNTQGQHDKRIHKRDLANVVRRHFDEHSIKETDCIPQFIYKVKNQKKKFKMEFRG; encoded by the coding sequence ATGGCTAGGCCAATTAATTCAAACACTGAAACGGAATCGAGAGGCAGGCCCACTCAAAGCGGTGGTTACGCaaataacaacaatggcagcaataataacaataataataacaataataacagcaacaacagtaATGGGCCTACTTCCAGCGGGAGAGCCAATGGGAAGCAAAGGCTAACAGCCGCACAACAGCAGTACATTAAGAATCTCATAGAGACACATATCACCGACAACCACCCTGATCTACGTCCTAAGAGCCACCCGATGGATTTCGAAGAGTATACGGATGCGTTTCTGAGAAGGTACAAggatcattttcaattggaCGTGCCGGATAACCTGACGCTGCAGGGATACATTTTGGGCTCCAAATTGGGCGCAAAGACTTATTCATACAAGAGAAACACACAGGGGCAGCACGATAAAAGGATACACAAGAGGGACCTGGCTAACGTGGTGAGAAGGCATTTCGATGAGCATTCCATCAAAGAGACTGACTGCATACCGcaatttatatataaggTAAAAAaccagaagaagaaattcaagatGGAATTTCGGGGCTGA
- the CUE1 gene encoding Cue1p (Ubiquitin-binding protein~similar to YMR264W), with product MEDSRLLITLVLVFGVIFLKKFFQSNQHPSAQRLSATGVNAHGGPQGPTQNALRRTGRVNGGHPVTAQMVETVQNLAPNLHPEQIRYSLENTGSVEETVERYLRGDELSFPPGFEPSRAPMGANAAANNNIAGGGEFNDPRKKNMICAENLLDKFHVDPNEDMSNLSFKDLDIEERKKLLVWQARKNLETKLQNDKDLQSLLS from the coding sequence ATGGAGGATTCGAGATTGCTTATCACTTTGGTTCTTGTATTTGGAGTTatatttctgaaaaaattcttccaaagtaATCAGCATCCCTCAGCACAACGCTTATCCGCAACGGGTGTAAACGCACACGGAGGTCCCCAAGGCCCCACACAGAATGCCTTGAGAAGGACTGGTAGAGTCAATGGAGGTCATCCCGTGACTGCTCAGATGGTAGAAACAGTGCAAAATCTTGCACCTAACTTGCATCCCGAGCAAATTAGATATAGTTTGGAAAACACAGGCTCAGTGGAGGAAACGGTGGAAAGGTACCTGCGTGGTGATGAATTGAGTTTCCCACCTGGGTTTGAGCCATCCAGAGCGCCAATGGGAGCCAATGCGGCTGCTAATAATAACATTGCTGGTGGTGGGGAATTCAACGACCCtagaaagaagaatatgatTTGTGCTGAGAACCTGCTTGATAAATTCCATGTCGACCCCAATGAAGATATGAGTAACTTAAGCTTTAAGGATTTAGACATagaagagagaaagaaattgttgGTTTGGCAAGCCAGGAAGAATTTAGAGACAAAATTGcaaaatgataaagattTGCAAAGTTTGCTGTCTTGA